The Sulfurihydrogenibium sp. genome contains the following window.
TCTTCCATTTCAAGCATACCAATTGGTCTGCATCTGATTACACTACCAGGAAAAACAGGTTCTCTTGAAATTACCAATACGTCAGTTGGGTCTCCATCATCTGCTAAAGTGTTTGGAATAAATCCATAATTAAATGGATAATACATTGCGGTAAATAAAAATCTATCTACAAATACAGCTCCACTTTTTTTGTCAACTTCGTATTTAATACCGCTTCCTTGTGGAATTTCAATAACTACATAAATATCTTCTGGTGGATTTTTTCCTGCTGGTATTAATGAGAGATTCATT
Protein-coding sequences here:
- the ppa gene encoding inorganic diphosphatase; the encoded protein is MNLSLIPAGKNPPEDIYVVIEIPQGSGIKYEVDKKSGAVFVDRFLFTAMYYPFNYGFIPNTLADDGDPTDVLVISREPVFPGSVIRCRPIGMLEMEDEEGIDTKIIAVPVSKLDPTFDGIKEVKDLPEATLNKIKHFFEHYKELESGKWVKVKSFKDSNEAKADIVKSIENFKRA